In Candidatus Kaistella beijingensis, a genomic segment contains:
- a CDS encoding DUF6122 family protein, which translates to MIDHLFYLREFIHYFLHLVFPIVIAKVFFKNNWKHAYFLMLATMVVDLDHVFANPVFDPNRSSVGFHPLHSYPMIAVYFLGTIFLKGNYKIISVGLLFHMFTDFQDYYLWKAMLNSY; encoded by the coding sequence ATGATAGACCACCTTTTTTACCTTCGAGAATTCATCCACTATTTTCTGCATTTGGTTTTTCCGATTGTCATTGCGAAAGTTTTCTTCAAAAATAATTGGAAACATGCCTATTTTTTGATGTTGGCAACGATGGTGGTAGATTTGGACCACGTTTTTGCCAATCCAGTTTTTGACCCGAATAGAAGCAGCGTTGGTTTTCATCCGTTGCATTCTTATCCGATGATTGCAGTTTATTTTTTAGGCACAATTTTTCTTAAGGGAAACTACAAAATCATTTCGGTTGGACTTCTTTTCCACATGTTTACCGACTTTCAGGATTATTATTTGTGGAAGGCAATGTTAAATAGTTATTAA
- a CDS encoding calcium:proton antiporter, translating to MKLKKLLHWSIIFPVISSAFYLLGGLNDTIFSNIVGAILLFATVLAAVHHAEVVAHKVGEPYGTIILAICITILEVGLIISFMLSGGEGAMTYARDTVFAAVMIILNGILGICILVGSRKYKEQFFITNSATTYLVSLIAILVLTLILPNYTSSIRGPFYTESQLVFISSACLVIYGSFLMFQTVRHRNYFVVEEPDNTTHEAAPPTILETVISLVLLIICLAVVIFMAKGLSPVIENFVENVGAPRALVGVIIAFVVLLPEGLAAIRAASNNQIQTSINLGLGSALASLGLTIPAISVVCILYDIPFVLGLDMKSIILLVLSIFTVMLSLSRGKTNHLYGTVLLVNLAAYIFTVIVP from the coding sequence ATGAAATTGAAAAAATTACTTCATTGGTCGATTATTTTTCCCGTCATTTCTTCCGCTTTTTATCTTTTAGGCGGATTAAATGACACCATTTTTTCCAATATTGTGGGTGCAATTTTATTATTTGCCACGGTTTTGGCGGCAGTTCATCACGCAGAAGTGGTTGCCCATAAAGTGGGCGAACCCTACGGAACAATAATTCTCGCCATTTGCATCACCATTCTTGAGGTAGGTTTAATTATTTCGTTCATGCTTTCCGGTGGAGAAGGCGCGATGACTTACGCCAGAGATACCGTTTTTGCAGCGGTCATGATTATACTGAACGGAATTCTTGGCATCTGTATTTTGGTTGGGAGCAGAAAATATAAGGAACAATTCTTCATCACCAATTCCGCGACGACTTATTTGGTTAGCTTGATTGCGATTTTGGTTCTCACTTTAATTCTACCAAATTATACTTCAAGTATTCGCGGGCCGTTTTATACCGAAAGTCAGTTGGTATTTATTTCTTCGGCATGTCTTGTGATTTACGGCAGTTTCTTAATGTTTCAAACTGTTCGACATCGTAATTATTTTGTTGTAGAAGAGCCAGATAACACTACGCATGAAGCAGCACCTCCAACAATTCTCGAGACGGTTATTAGTTTGGTTTTGCTAATAATTTGTCTTGCAGTTGTAATTTTTATGGCAAAAGGACTTTCACCGGTTATCGAAAATTTTGTTGAAAATGTGGGCGCTCCCAGAGCTTTGGTTGGAGTAATTATCGCTTTCGTCGTTTTACTTCCCGAAGGTTTGGCTGCAATTCGTGCGGCGAGCAACAATCAAATTCAAACCTCCATCAATCTTGGTTTGGGTTCCGCTTTGGCGAGCCTTGGATTAACGATTCCGGCAATTTCTGTGGTTTGTATTCTTTACGACATTCCTTTTGTATTGGGACTCGACATGAAATCGATTATTCTTTTGGTACTTTCCATTTTCACGGTGATGCTTTCGTTAAGCCGGGGAAAAACCAATCACCTTTACGGAACTGTTTTGCTCGTGAATTTGGCGGCGTATATTTTTACGGTGATTGTGCCTTAA
- a CDS encoding group III truncated hemoglobin: MKKLETRDDIELLVNKFYEKVQHDDTIGFFFNDVAKVDWSKHLPKMYSFWETILFGQMTYKGNPMAVHFPINEKIPMEKRHFEHWVKLWTATIEENFSGEMAETAIYKANNIANLMGFKMETATRLNKN; this comes from the coding sequence ATGAAAAAATTGGAAACAAGAGATGATATAGAACTTTTAGTGAATAAATTTTATGAGAAAGTACAGCATGACGACACGATAGGTTTCTTTTTCAATGACGTTGCAAAAGTGGATTGGAGCAAACATTTGCCGAAAATGTACTCGTTTTGGGAAACCATACTTTTCGGACAAATGACGTATAAAGGAAATCCGATGGCCGTACATTTCCCGATCAATGAAAAAATACCGATGGAAAAAAGGCATTTCGAACATTGGGTAAAATTATGGACTGCCACGATTGAAGAAAACTTCTCCGGAGAAATGGCGGAAACCGCGATTTATAAAGCCAATAATATTGCCAATTTGATGGGCTTCAAAATGGAAACGGCAACGAGGTTGAATAAGAATTAA